The following coding sequences are from one Hyalangium gracile window:
- a CDS encoding MBL fold metallo-hydrolase RNA specificity domain-containing protein produces the protein MGPRLTFFGGAGTVTGSKYLVEAERGRFLLDCGLFQGLKRLRLRNWEPPPFEPKALDGVILSHGHLDHSGYLPVLVKHGFRGPIHCTRGTQDLLKVLLLDSARLQEEDARRANKYGYSKHRPALPLYTLEDAQQTLSLVRAHGYGERFELGEGSTVLLRRAGHILGSATVELDLGGTQPSRLVFSGDLGRWDRPIIRDPEFVPEADVLLVESTYGDRVHANGSEETLVRVITETAHRGGAVIVPSFAIGRTQELIWTIRKLEDEGRLPLISVFIDTPMGIDVTRIYCEHPEDHDVHMRLLTDAKRCPLCCREYHLVRTAQESKSLHDKRGPMVIIAGSGMATGGRVLHHLKWRLPDHRNTVLLVGYQAEGTRGRSLQEGARSLRIHGEDIPVRAHVETVDGLSAHADQSALLRWMRGFTRPPRQTYVVHGEPGPAQALAVAIREQLGWKADVAEDGATVELVSSAGSSLAR, from the coding sequence ATGGGCCCGAGACTGACCTTCTTTGGCGGCGCTGGGACGGTGACCGGCTCGAAGTATCTCGTGGAGGCCGAGCGAGGGCGCTTCCTGCTGGACTGTGGCCTGTTCCAGGGCCTGAAGCGCCTCCGCTTGCGGAACTGGGAGCCGCCGCCCTTCGAGCCGAAGGCGCTGGACGGGGTCATCCTCAGCCACGGCCACCTGGATCACTCGGGCTATCTGCCGGTGCTCGTGAAGCATGGCTTCCGAGGCCCCATCCACTGCACGCGAGGGACCCAGGACTTGCTGAAGGTGCTCCTGCTCGACTCCGCCCGGCTGCAGGAGGAGGACGCGAGGCGAGCGAACAAGTACGGCTACTCCAAGCACAGGCCCGCGCTTCCGCTCTATACGTTGGAGGATGCGCAGCAGACCCTGTCCCTGGTGCGCGCTCATGGCTATGGCGAGCGCTTCGAGCTGGGGGAGGGCTCCACGGTGCTCCTGCGTCGCGCGGGACACATCCTCGGCTCAGCGACGGTGGAACTGGACCTGGGGGGCACTCAGCCCTCCCGGCTCGTCTTCTCGGGAGACCTGGGACGCTGGGACCGGCCCATCATTCGAGATCCGGAGTTCGTTCCCGAGGCCGACGTGTTGCTCGTGGAGTCCACCTACGGAGACCGGGTGCACGCCAACGGGAGCGAGGAGACGCTCGTTCGAGTCATCACGGAGACGGCGCATCGGGGCGGCGCCGTCATCGTGCCGTCGTTCGCGATCGGGAGGACGCAGGAGCTCATCTGGACGATCCGGAAGCTCGAGGACGAAGGCCGGCTGCCGCTCATCTCCGTCTTCATCGATACCCCGATGGGCATCGATGTGACGCGCATCTACTGCGAGCACCCGGAGGACCATGATGTGCACATGCGGCTGCTCACGGATGCGAAGCGCTGCCCCCTGTGCTGCAGGGAGTACCACCTGGTCCGGACCGCGCAGGAGTCGAAGAGCCTCCATGACAAGCGGGGGCCCATGGTCATCATCGCGGGCAGCGGCATGGCGACGGGCGGGAGGGTGCTGCACCACTTGAAGTGGCGGCTGCCCGATCATCGCAACACCGTCCTCCTCGTGGGGTACCAGGCCGAGGGAACTCGAGGGCGCTCCCTGCAGGAAGGTGCGCGGTCCCTTCGCATTCATGGGGAGGACATTCCCGTTCGGGCACATGTCGAGACGGTGGATGGGCTGTCGGCGCACGCGGATCAGTCGGCGCTGCTCCGCTGGATGCGGGGCTTCACCCGGCCTCCGAGGCAGACCTATGTCGTGCATGGGGAGCCAGGACCGGCTCAGGCCCTGGCGGTGGCGATCCGTGAGCAGCTCGGCTGGAAGGCGGACGTGGCCGAGGATGGCGCCACGGTGGAGCTTGTCTCGAGCGCGGGGAGCAGCCTGGCGCGTTAG